A genomic stretch from Desulfonatronospira thiodismutans ASO3-1 includes:
- a CDS encoding glycosyltransferase family 2 protein yields MSQNKTAFKNNLLLGGIVLTLMFIILYLMARTFTFIIADYAWYEKFFGLLLLLAQAFILTHGFGYFLNLFRVINSEGKTGSENHLVQASLIDYPPVAIIVSSYREPLHVVEDTLISFYNLTYPNKKIYFLDDTRYDLPDWKPGEAEKYRLEIDDLCRRIGVNLFRRRWRGAKAGMINDFNDFLDKNPPEGFEFVSYVQGETIKPGDEKYIIVFDADQKPLPDFVEALVSRMEANPAVAFIQTPQYYSNFEHNRVSRGAGLQQAVFYEYICEGKSQQDAMFCCGTNVIFRREALRDVGGFDESSVTEDFATSLKFHLRGWKSAYLNKVSAFGDGPEDLGGYFKQQFRWALGTVGLFRTILSRLWKNPSELPIYKWWEYMLSGTHYFVGWVLFVLVISPILFILFNIPTYFARPELYFMFYVPYILMTFTMFIWSLRQRHYKASEIVSGVLLQAICFPVYMKASLLAVLGYRGTFKTTPKGQSLSLPMHALWPQVGLAALCFVAIIWAGMRIYYERELIMALSVTSFWCLYHFLILSAAVYFNHPLEEGLEESVENK; encoded by the coding sequence ATGAGCCAGAACAAGACAGCCTTTAAAAACAACCTGCTTCTGGGCGGGATAGTCCTGACCCTGATGTTTATCATTTTATACCTCATGGCCAGGACCTTTACCTTTATAATTGCCGATTATGCCTGGTATGAAAAGTTTTTCGGGCTGCTTCTTCTTCTGGCCCAGGCCTTTATCCTGACCCACGGTTTCGGATATTTCCTGAACCTGTTCAGAGTGATCAATTCAGAGGGAAAAACAGGGTCGGAAAACCACCTTGTTCAGGCCAGCCTGATAGATTATCCACCAGTGGCCATAATTGTTTCCTCTTACCGCGAGCCTCTGCATGTGGTGGAGGATACATTGATCAGCTTTTACAATCTAACTTACCCCAATAAAAAGATCTACTTTCTGGACGACACCCGCTATGACCTGCCGGACTGGAAGCCGGGGGAGGCGGAAAAATACAGGCTTGAGATCGACGATCTGTGCCGCAGGATCGGGGTAAATCTTTTCCGGCGCAGGTGGAGGGGAGCCAAGGCGGGTATGATCAACGACTTCAATGATTTTCTGGACAAAAATCCGCCTGAGGGCTTCGAATTTGTTTCCTATGTCCAGGGGGAGACCATAAAACCTGGAGATGAGAAATACATAATCGTCTTTGATGCGGATCAAAAACCCCTGCCTGATTTCGTTGAGGCCTTAGTTTCCAGGATGGAGGCCAATCCAGCAGTGGCCTTTATTCAGACACCGCAGTACTACAGCAATTTTGAGCACAACCGGGTGTCCAGGGGGGCCGGCCTGCAGCAGGCTGTTTTTTACGAATACATCTGCGAGGGCAAAAGCCAGCAGGACGCCATGTTCTGCTGCGGGACCAATGTCATTTTCAGACGCGAGGCCTTAAGGGACGTGGGCGGCTTTGATGAATCCTCGGTCACTGAGGACTTTGCCACCTCCCTTAAGTTTCACCTGCGGGGCTGGAAATCGGCATATCTGAACAAGGTCAGCGCCTTTGGAGACGGCCCGGAGGACCTGGGAGGGTATTTCAAGCAGCAGTTCCGCTGGGCTTTGGGCACGGTAGGCCTTTTCAGAACCATCCTGTCCAGGCTCTGGAAAAATCCCAGCGAGCTTCCCATATACAAGTGGTGGGAGTACATGCTTTCCGGGACACACTATTTCGTAGGCTGGGTCCTGTTTGTCCTGGTTATTTCACCTATCCTGTTTATCCTGTTCAATATTCCTACCTATTTTGCCCGTCCGGAACTGTACTTCATGTTTTACGTGCCCTATATTCTCATGACATTTACTATGTTTATATGGTCCCTGCGCCAGAGGCACTACAAGGCTTCAGAGATCGTCAGCGGAGTTCTGCTGCAGGCCATCTGCTTTCCGGTGTACATGAAGGCCTCTTTGCTGGCTGTCCTGGGTTACCGGGGCACATTTAAGACTACGCCCAAGGGGCAGAGCCTGTCATTGCCCATGCATGCCCTGTGGCCCCAGGTGGGACTTGCAGCTTTGTGTTTCGTGGCCATTATCTGGGCGGGGATGAGAATATATTACGAACGTGAACTGATTATGGCCCTGTCTGTAACCAGCTTCTGGTGCCTGTATCATTTTCTTATTCTTTCAGCGGCGGTGTACTTTAATCATCCTTTGGAGGAAGGCCTGGAGGAAAGTGTTGAGAACAAGTAA
- a CDS encoding tetratricopeptide repeat protein, whose product MKIQLMPERLPGAAWNPPLILPFRLKDGRQGRGTGEKQVFQATGQCIFDRWLALAVFVILLLGLVGAKPAESLGSSKVVPGDARISHEEAGEMLLELLLQSGKEEHLSKAGQVLERIESTHPDGSLMALYRIRLEAALGNRSKAVSLTEEFVRSQEFDADRFIQVADVLASLGRYRMCREIYTKTLDRLKGEEKRRIRLVYSERLLLWGDYYSGEEIIREELADKKHDPELNLRLARNLVAQQRFEQARKHLQRIVHQGPEKSPAVYFEAWSEAVNVALLQKDFAAAAQAADDFQDWYAGREDILLPGARAYLQKGRLEDAQKLFEKASGHENLKVQALPGLARVEMKRGNPDKAVYFLEKAAALDENNPEPFILLSQTRGKPLQEHVEKVLKEETDPAVLTHLAQALAGQGEFELAAEVYDSALAHDPGFFEAGAGLAEVYGSKGRYSASLEILDMMLEEFPESYKLLLTRARVLAWSRQYAESLEAYDQLYTKNQDNHVVIREAARTAYWGKKADTGDRYYQLISTPAVDEMLLQRLQDLDTSQRQILEQAIAGLEREVSAGSVYAGFEGFFDWFGRHGRDLGRESRREMDELRRSLGYRYVIQKQAELERQSKKLLWNERFAPARRHLQKLVEHEPGNQEARFDLAQACCVLGLGDEEEKAYQELLAIDPLHGQASRALERRKKRSRPGFSGNYSFWSERGRGELARMDRHRLDMGLDVPLRSRHSFRVTGHRYFESPQKHAGTVQASGVSLTGEMVTGPHFTLAGGLTYKSYANDLQTRGSKMERESIDLDDLFLGHLDMMFNLDDYARLTLGYEKRETVANAIALAQGVYTENWEAGLDIYPLRRLELGLSAGYLDYSDDNHGVVYGVSAGYSFTDHPRRFRTILSGEYRDTSRTYQGCSNGQGCNIQADFKHPYWTPEDHWGSSVTFEFTHDLARDFFCGARDHFYQLELSLGTEKDKNHSVEVRGTWSREFENGLGINTQAMWHNSREWDAASLDLGLFYRF is encoded by the coding sequence ATGAAGATCCAGCTGATGCCTGAGCGCTTGCCGGGTGCCGCCTGGAACCCTCCCCTGATCCTTCCCTTTCGCCTGAAAGACGGGCGGCAAGGAAGGGGAACAGGAGAAAAACAGGTCTTTCAAGCCACAGGACAATGTATATTTGACAGATGGCTGGCGCTTGCCGTCTTTGTCATTTTGCTGCTGGGCCTTGTCGGGGCCAAGCCGGCCGAGTCACTGGGATCTTCTAAAGTGGTTCCCGGGGATGCAAGGATATCCCATGAAGAGGCCGGAGAAATGCTCCTGGAGCTCTTGCTGCAAAGCGGTAAAGAAGAGCACCTGTCTAAGGCAGGGCAGGTTCTGGAAAGAATTGAGTCCACTCATCCCGACGGTTCCCTTATGGCCCTTTACCGTATCCGGCTGGAAGCAGCCCTGGGCAACCGCAGCAAAGCCGTGTCACTAACTGAAGAGTTTGTACGTTCTCAAGAATTTGATGCGGACAGATTCATCCAGGTTGCCGATGTCCTGGCTTCCTTAGGCAGGTACAGGATGTGCCGGGAAATATACACCAAGACCCTGGACAGGCTGAAAGGGGAAGAAAAGAGGCGGATCAGGCTTGTCTATTCTGAGCGTTTGCTGCTGTGGGGGGATTATTATTCCGGGGAAGAGATAATCCGGGAGGAGCTGGCGGATAAAAAGCATGATCCGGAGCTGAACCTCAGGCTGGCCAGAAACCTGGTTGCCCAGCAAAGGTTTGAACAGGCCCGCAAGCATCTGCAGAGGATAGTCCACCAGGGACCGGAGAAAAGTCCGGCAGTCTATTTTGAGGCCTGGAGCGAGGCAGTGAATGTCGCTCTGCTGCAGAAGGATTTTGCAGCGGCTGCGCAAGCGGCTGATGATTTTCAGGACTGGTACGCAGGTAGAGAAGATATTCTTCTGCCCGGGGCCAGGGCCTACCTGCAAAAGGGCCGCCTGGAAGATGCCCAGAAGCTCTTTGAAAAAGCCTCCGGGCATGAGAATCTCAAGGTTCAGGCCCTGCCCGGACTGGCCCGGGTGGAGATGAAAAGGGGCAATCCGGACAAGGCGGTTTATTTCCTTGAGAAGGCGGCAGCCCTGGATGAAAACAACCCAGAGCCCTTTATTCTGCTGTCTCAGACCAGGGGGAAACCGCTGCAGGAGCATGTGGAGAAGGTGCTAAAGGAGGAAACCGATCCGGCAGTGCTAACGCACCTGGCCCAGGCACTGGCCGGGCAGGGGGAGTTTGAGCTGGCTGCGGAAGTCTATGACAGCGCACTTGCTCACGATCCTGGATTTTTTGAAGCCGGAGCAGGACTGGCCGAAGTTTACGGGTCCAAGGGCAGATACTCTGCCAGCCTGGAGATCCTGGACATGATGCTGGAGGAATTTCCGGAAAGCTACAAACTGCTGCTGACCCGGGCCAGGGTGCTGGCCTGGTCCAGACAATATGCAGAAAGCCTTGAGGCCTATGATCAGCTTTACACAAAAAACCAGGACAATCATGTCGTGATCCGGGAGGCGGCGCGCACTGCTTACTGGGGCAAAAAAGCTGACACAGGGGACAGGTATTACCAGCTTATAAGCACTCCTGCTGTGGATGAGATGCTTTTACAGAGACTGCAGGATCTGGACACATCACAGAGACAAATCCTGGAGCAGGCAATAGCCGGCTTAGAGCGGGAAGTAAGCGCAGGCTCTGTCTATGCCGGTTTTGAAGGCTTTTTCGACTGGTTCGGACGGCACGGCCGGGATCTCGGCCGGGAGAGCCGCCGGGAGATGGATGAGCTAAGACGCAGCCTGGGCTACAGGTACGTGATTCAGAAACAGGCGGAACTGGAGCGCCAGTCCAAGAAGCTTTTGTGGAATGAGCGCTTTGCCCCGGCCAGGCGGCATCTGCAGAAACTGGTGGAGCATGAACCGGGCAACCAGGAGGCCCGGTTTGACCTGGCCCAGGCCTGCTGCGTCCTTGGCCTGGGGGACGAGGAAGAAAAAGCTTACCAGGAACTGCTGGCAATAGATCCCCTGCACGGACAGGCCTCCAGGGCTCTTGAGAGGCGAAAAAAGCGTTCCAGGCCAGGTTTTTCGGGCAATTACAGTTTCTGGAGCGAAAGGGGCAGGGGGGAGCTGGCCCGCATGGACAGGCACAGGCTGGATATGGGCCTGGATGTACCTTTAAGATCAAGGCACAGCTTTAGAGTAACCGGGCACAGGTATTTCGAGTCGCCCCAAAAACACGCCGGAACAGTCCAGGCCTCGGGAGTCAGCCTGACCGGGGAGATGGTAACCGGACCTCATTTTACCCTGGCCGGAGGGTTGACCTATAAGTCTTACGCGAATGATCTTCAGACCCGGGGCTCTAAGATGGAAAGGGAAAGCATCGACCTGGATGATCTTTTTCTGGGGCATCTGGACATGATGTTCAACCTGGACGATTATGCCCGGCTGACCCTGGGCTACGAAAAAAGGGAGACTGTGGCCAATGCCATAGCCCTGGCCCAGGGGGTATACACCGAGAACTGGGAGGCCGGTCTGGATATTTATCCCCTGCGAAGGCTGGAACTGGGCCTCAGTGCCGGATACCTGGACTACAGCGACGACAACCACGGGGTCGTGTACGGGGTAAGTGCAGGCTACTCCTTTACCGACCACCCCAGGCGCTTCAGGACCATTCTGTCCGGGGAGTACAGGGACACCTCCAGGACATACCAGGGTTGCTCCAATGGGCAGGGTTGCAATATTCAGGCGGATTTCAAACACCCCTACTGGACTCCGGAAGATCACTGGGGCAGTTCTGTTACTTTTGAGTTTACCCATGACCTGGCCAGAGACTTCTTCTGCGGGGCCAGGGATCATTTTTACCAGCTTGAGCTTAGCCTGGGCACGGAAAAGGACAAAAATCATTCCGTTGAGGTCCGGGGAACATGGAGCCGTGAGTTTGAAAACGGGCTGGGCATCAACACCCAGGCCATGTGGCACAATTCCAGGGAGTGGGATGCGGCCTCGCTGGACCTGGGCCTTTTCTACAGGTTTTAA
- a CDS encoding tetratricopeptide repeat protein encodes MKIFILFIFSAAVFFFAGSVQAEDSPGDFLMQQERVSPEFKDEIEDWQARLELARLLSYVQRYDEAIDQYHRVLDEKPDLVQARLELARVYYWTDEIDKAREMFASVPEDKITGEARLELGEIYAMLEQYDRAADIYRDYLQDNPGQDEARFKLARVLSWKGDYEASIQEYERVLESRPGDNQVRRHYAQVLMWAERYDEAIEQMEKTLESR; translated from the coding sequence ATGAAGATATTTATTTTATTTATTTTCAGTGCAGCTGTGTTCTTTTTTGCAGGTTCTGTGCAGGCAGAGGATTCCCCGGGCGATTTTCTCATGCAGCAGGAGAGGGTGTCACCTGAGTTCAAGGATGAGATAGAGGACTGGCAGGCCAGGCTGGAGCTGGCCAGGCTGCTTAGCTACGTGCAGCGCTACGATGAAGCCATAGACCAGTACCACAGGGTGCTGGATGAAAAGCCTGATCTTGTCCAGGCCAGGCTGGAACTGGCCAGAGTCTACTACTGGACGGATGAGATTGACAAAGCCCGGGAAATGTTTGCCTCTGTTCCAGAAGACAAGATAACCGGGGAAGCCCGCCTGGAGCTGGGTGAGATTTATGCCATGCTGGAACAGTATGACCGGGCGGCAGACATTTACCGGGATTACCTGCAGGACAACCCCGGGCAGGACGAGGCGCGGTTCAAGCTGGCCCGGGTGCTCAGCTGGAAGGGTGATTACGAGGCTTCCATCCAGGAGTATGAGCGGGTTCTGGAATCCAGGCCCGGGGACAACCAGGTCAGGCGGCATTACGCCCAGGTACTCATGTGGGCGGAGCGGTATGATGAGGCAATAGAGCAGATGGAGAAGACCCTTGAATCCCGGTAG
- a CDS encoding tetratricopeptide repeat protein has protein sequence MNLDLFSAKTKQYTGFALMLLFLMLVTPWAYMHFNQEEVLWRKGQQSFAQGDYEQAAAYYSRALEKGKISYMLLDRLGDSSLATGRPDQARDAFEVLRQRYPDDARVLLKLARAYWSINDSGQALELVDQALELRSDWEYALFLRAQILTSQGRFEEAINIYYRILGEE, from the coding sequence ATGAACCTTGACTTGTTTTCCGCAAAAACCAAGCAGTATACAGGCTTTGCCCTTATGCTGCTTTTTTTGATGCTTGTAACACCCTGGGCCTATATGCACTTCAACCAGGAAGAGGTGTTGTGGCGTAAGGGTCAGCAGTCCTTTGCACAGGGAGATTATGAACAGGCCGCCGCTTATTACAGCCGGGCTCTGGAAAAGGGTAAGATCAGCTACATGCTCTTAGACCGCCTGGGTGATTCCAGCCTTGCAACAGGCAGACCGGACCAGGCCAGGGATGCTTTTGAAGTCTTGCGTCAGAGATATCCTGATGATGCCAGGGTTTTACTCAAGCTGGCCCGGGCCTACTGGTCCATAAACGATTCCGGGCAGGCCCTGGAATTAGTGGACCAGGCCCTGGAACTCAGGTCAGACTGGGAATACGCCCTTTTTTTGAGGGCGCAGATACTCACCAGCCAGGGACGGTTTGAGGAAGCCATCAATATTTATTACCGGATTCTGGGAGAAGAATGA
- a CDS encoding STAS domain-containing protein, with protein sequence MFFESRNINDILVIRPMVERIDAENSSSFKGWMVDYILQGKEKVALDLSEVEFMDSSGLSALLSTVKTMKNRGRLVFFGVRPNVGKLFSITRLDRGVFEIHPDEQSAVEALRKDENS encoded by the coding sequence ATGTTTTTTGAGTCCAGAAATATTAATGATATTTTGGTTATAAGGCCAATGGTAGAACGAATTGATGCAGAAAACTCCTCGAGCTTCAAGGGCTGGATGGTAGATTATATTCTGCAGGGCAAAGAGAAAGTAGCCCTGGATTTATCTGAAGTTGAATTTATGGACAGCTCCGGTCTTTCGGCTCTGCTTTCCACTGTGAAGACCATGAAGAACCGAGGCAGGCTGGTGTTTTTCGGTGTAAGACCCAACGTTGGCAAACTGTTTTCCATAACCAGGCTGGACAGGGGGGTCTTTGAGATTCATCCGGATGAGCAAAGCGCGGTAGAGGCATTGAGAAAAGATGAAAATTCATAA
- a CDS encoding PP2C family protein-serine/threonine phosphatase: MMQKKYKILVVDDSPLNIRILSSILKDDYRVQTALHGDKALQIIFGDDPPDLILLDIMMPGIDGYEVCRRIKADPGTAGIPVIFVTGRSDVEDEAYGLSLGAVDYITKPFHFPIIKARVKNHLELLQAKRSAQEAHSRLSKELQAMSDLQTSILPSTEYHSQGLYARGFYQPSGLAGGDYFDYLPLGHDGLRCVIADVSGHGARAAFLMSMVRTVFHFDEAVLPLPHLLEALNSQLMQTVGDMGDFVTLMAVDIDPLKNRLEYINAGHCPAFLRDGQSLHEIEPTAALLGFHQEKYKSRFLECGRDWELFMYTDGFYECRVNGKDIFGYEAFRELCFGLLSRDDFQVQDLAGRVSAASKGVVGFEDDLTGIYVQSKGK, translated from the coding sequence ATGATGCAAAAAAAATACAAAATACTTGTGGTGGATGATTCTCCGCTGAACATCCGTATCCTTAGCTCCATTCTAAAGGATGACTACAGGGTCCAGACAGCCCTGCACGGAGACAAAGCCCTGCAGATAATCTTTGGAGACGATCCTCCGGACCTGATACTTCTGGATATCATGATGCCGGGTATTGACGGGTATGAAGTGTGCAGAAGGATCAAGGCCGATCCGGGCACGGCAGGTATCCCGGTGATATTCGTAACCGGCAGATCCGATGTTGAAGATGAAGCTTACGGCCTTTCCCTGGGGGCTGTGGACTACATTACCAAGCCTTTTCATTTTCCCATAATCAAGGCCAGGGTCAAAAATCACCTGGAGCTTTTGCAGGCCAAGCGCTCGGCTCAAGAGGCCCACAGCAGACTGTCCAAAGAACTGCAGGCCATGAGCGACCTGCAGACAAGCATTCTGCCCTCCACGGAATACCACTCTCAAGGTCTTTACGCACGCGGATTTTATCAGCCCTCTGGTCTGGCCGGTGGTGATTATTTTGACTATCTGCCCTTGGGCCATGACGGCCTTCGGTGCGTCATAGCCGATGTTTCCGGGCACGGGGCCAGGGCGGCTTTTCTTATGTCCATGGTCCGCACAGTTTTTCATTTTGATGAGGCTGTCCTCCCCCTGCCGCACCTTCTTGAGGCCCTCAACAGTCAGCTCATGCAGACAGTGGGAGATATGGGCGACTTTGTAACCCTCATGGCCGTGGATATTGATCCCCTGAAGAACAGGCTGGAATATATAAACGCCGGGCACTGTCCGGCATTTCTGCGCGATGGTCAAAGTCTGCATGAGATTGAGCCCACTGCGGCCCTGCTTGGTTTTCACCAGGAAAAGTACAAGAGTCGATTTCTTGAATGCGGCCGGGACTGGGAGCTTTTCATGTATACCGATGGGTTTTACGAGTGCCGGGTGAACGGAAAGGATATTTTCGGGTACGAGGCCTTCAGGGAACTCTGCTTCGGGCTTTTGTCCAGGGATGATTTCCAGGTGCAGGATCTTGCAGGCAGGGTCTCAGCCGCCTCAAAAGGCGTGGTAGGCTTCGAGGATGACTTGACCGGGATATATGTTCAGAGTAAGGGTAAATAA
- a CDS encoding iron-containing alcohol dehydrogenase yields MADFLCPAVNFIGRGTVSEIGSRAKMFGTKALMVCDPDLVKIAGGPVDTVKASLESFGIKFAVFDGFEPNPKDTNIADGLKVYNSESCDMIVTVGGGSTHDCGKGIGIAATHEGDLFDNYAGIETLNNELPPVLSVNTTAGTGSEVTRHCVITNTAKKVKFVIVSWRNLPKVSINDPDLMVGKPPALTAATGMDALTHAVECYVTKDPNENADALALHSIKLIGKYLRRAVANGQDMQAREGMAYASLQAGMAFNNAGLGYVHAMAHQLGGLLDLPHGIANAVLLPHVERYNLMVNPEKFAEIAAALGENTCGLGQIEAAEKAIDAIQRLSRDVGIPQGLSELGVKESDIEPMARQAMQDGNAGTNPRVGTVEDIIQLFKNAM; encoded by the coding sequence ATGGCAGACTTTTTGTGTCCCGCAGTGAATTTTATCGGCAGGGGTACTGTAAGTGAAATCGGTTCCAGGGCGAAAATGTTCGGAACCAAAGCCCTGATGGTGTGTGATCCGGACCTGGTCAAGATTGCCGGGGGACCGGTGGATACAGTCAAGGCCTCTCTTGAGAGCTTCGGCATCAAGTTTGCTGTATTTGACGGGTTCGAGCCCAACCCCAAGGATACCAATATCGCAGACGGGCTCAAGGTGTACAACTCCGAGTCCTGCGACATGATCGTCACCGTCGGGGGAGGCAGCACCCATGACTGCGGCAAGGGAATCGGCATCGCCGCAACCCATGAAGGGGATCTGTTCGACAACTATGCCGGTATTGAAACCCTGAACAATGAACTGCCTCCAGTTCTGTCTGTGAATACCACTGCCGGCACCGGCAGCGAGGTGACCAGGCACTGCGTAATCACCAACACGGCAAAGAAGGTCAAATTCGTTATTGTCAGCTGGAGGAACCTGCCCAAGGTGTCCATCAACGATCCGGATCTGATGGTGGGCAAGCCGCCGGCACTGACCGCAGCCACAGGAATGGACGCTCTGACCCATGCTGTAGAGTGTTATGTGACCAAGGATCCCAACGAAAACGCCGATGCCCTGGCCCTGCACTCCATAAAGCTCATTGGCAAGTATCTGCGCCGGGCCGTAGCCAACGGACAGGACATGCAGGCCAGGGAAGGTATGGCCTATGCCTCATTGCAGGCGGGCATGGCCTTTAACAATGCCGGGCTGGGCTACGTGCATGCCATGGCCCATCAGCTGGGCGGCCTGCTGGATCTGCCCCACGGCATCGCCAATGCTGTTTTGTTGCCCCATGTGGAAAGGTACAACCTCATGGTCAATCCGGAGAAATTTGCGGAGATTGCTGCAGCCCTTGGCGAAAATACCTGTGGACTGGGACAGATAGAGGCTGCTGAAAAGGCCATTGACGCCATCCAGCGTCTTTCCAGAGACGTGGGAATACCTCAGGGACTGTCGGAACTGGGTGTGAAGGAGTCAGATATCGAGCCCATGGCCAGACAGGCCATGCAGGACGGCAACGCAGGCACCAACCCCCGTGTTGGAACGGTTGAGGATATTATACAGCTGTTTAAAAACGCCATGTAA
- a CDS encoding CoA-acylating methylmalonate-semialdehyde dehydrogenase, with protein MSLPLLKNYINGEWEQSGTTETGTVWNPATGEKLAQVPYSTASEVDRAVQAAREAFQEWRTVPPIKRARYMFALKEVFEENFEDISKTLVREMGKTLDESRGEVRRMIENVEHSTGVTSLAMGSTLEDIARGIDCSSERQPVGVFGCIPPFNFPAMVPWWFMPYALVTGNTFVLKPSEQVPMTQGLIFELMEEIDLPEGVVNMVNGSKEVVNAMLDHPDIQGISFVGSTPTARYIYKRCGETGKRVQSLGGAKNVITVMPDTNIDKAMPSIITSFFGCAGQRCLSGAVLAPVGDIADEFLEKFVEQARNLKVGDGLDSGTQMGPLVSAAHKERVLGYIEKGISEGAELVLDGRNPAVENPEGFYVGPTIFDNVSKDMTIAREEIFGPVVSVLRAGSLQETIDYANSTGLANAACIYTSSGGAAREFKYKVKPSMVGVNVGIAAPMSFFPFGGAGDSMFGTHKGQGQDVFQFFTDAKVVISRWF; from the coding sequence ATGAGTTTGCCGCTTTTGAAAAATTACATCAATGGTGAATGGGAGCAGTCCGGCACCACTGAAACTGGAACAGTATGGAACCCAGCCACAGGAGAGAAGCTGGCCCAGGTGCCATACAGCACTGCTTCCGAGGTGGACAGGGCTGTGCAGGCCGCCAGGGAAGCGTTTCAGGAATGGCGCACCGTGCCTCCCATCAAAAGGGCCAGGTATATGTTTGCCCTGAAAGAGGTGTTTGAGGAAAACTTTGAAGACATTTCAAAGACCCTGGTCCGGGAAATGGGCAAGACCCTGGATGAATCCCGGGGCGAGGTCCGCCGCATGATTGAAAATGTAGAGCACAGCACCGGTGTGACAAGCCTTGCCATGGGGTCCACCCTGGAAGACATCGCCCGGGGCATTGACTGCAGCAGCGAGCGCCAGCCCGTGGGGGTATTCGGGTGCATCCCGCCATTTAATTTTCCAGCCATGGTCCCATGGTGGTTCATGCCTTACGCCCTGGTCACCGGCAACACCTTTGTTCTCAAGCCTTCGGAGCAGGTGCCCATGACCCAGGGACTGATTTTTGAGCTCATGGAGGAAATCGATCTGCCTGAAGGGGTGGTGAACATGGTGAACGGATCTAAAGAAGTGGTCAACGCCATGCTGGACCACCCGGACATCCAGGGGATTTCCTTTGTGGGCTCCACACCCACGGCCAGATACATTTACAAGCGTTGCGGAGAAACCGGCAAAAGAGTGCAGTCCCTGGGCGGGGCCAAGAATGTAATCACTGTGATGCCTGACACCAATATAGACAAGGCCATGCCCTCCATCATCACCTCGTTTTTCGGATGTGCTGGACAGAGGTGCCTCTCTGGTGCGGTTCTGGCCCCTGTGGGAGACATAGCCGATGAATTCCTGGAAAAGTTTGTGGAGCAGGCCCGCAACCTGAAGGTGGGGGACGGCCTTGATTCGGGTACCCAGATGGGCCCCCTGGTATCAGCGGCCCACAAGGAAAGGGTGCTTGGGTATATTGAAAAGGGAATATCAGAAGGGGCGGAGCTGGTCCTGGACGGCAGAAACCCGGCAGTGGAGAACCCCGAAGGGTTTTATGTCGGCCCGACCATTTTCGATAACGTGAGCAAGGACATGACCATTGCCAGGGAGGAGATCTTCGGGCCGGTGGTGTCGGTTCTGCGGGCCGGGTCCCTGCAGGAGACCATTGATTACGCCAACAGTACAGGTCTGGCCAATGCCGCCTGCATATACACCTCCAGCGGTGGGGCTGCAAGGGAATTCAAGTATAAAGTCAAGCCCAGCATGGTGGGCGTCAATGTCGGTATAGCCGCCCCCATGAGCTTTTTTCCTTTCGGCGGCGCAGGCGATTCCATGTTCGGGACCCACAAAGGCCAGGGCCAGGATGTATTCCAGTTCTTTACTGATGCCAAGGTGGTAATCAGCCGCTGGTTCTAA